The Monodelphis domestica isolate mMonDom1 chromosome 5, mMonDom1.pri, whole genome shotgun sequence DNA segment TGCTGAACTCAATATCCATTCTCTTCATGATTGGGGCTCGTTTCATTTAGTGATTTTTCAATCGCTAAACCTTGGGCTGAGAAACTGGGGGGAGAGTCCGTTGCAGCACAGACAACAGAGGGGCCCCACCTTCTGTTCTCAGCTCCTCCTGGATCCCCCGTCTTCCCTTGGCCTCTACAAGGGGATGTTACCAAGAGCCACCGTAGGATTTAACCCGAAGCTGGAGAGATCTTAGAAACTCATTGTCACTTTGTCCATCCTGGGAGGATGATGAATTGGAGGGACAGAACGTTTTCCATTTGTGTGCCATCTTTCTCCCCACTTTACCCCACACACTGGATAAGTCAGAtacaattaatatataaatacatttattgaaGAGAATTCATATGttagtataaatatataaataacctcCCCCACAATTCTGTGGGGATAAATACTTTGATTtgtccttaataaatatctgtctTTACAGGGGGCTCAGCCATTCAGGCCACCATCAGTGCTGGGAGCTTATCAGCACCCATGATGTCTTATTGTGTGAAGGGTGAGACTTAGCGTTACTTGATTCTTTGCATGTCCATTTTGTACATGGTCTGACTCATCCGTGTCAGCACCCTGATGTTTGAGTTGTTAATCCACCATTCTAGGAGCTCAGAGTGGCTGCCCCATAACTGAAAACTCGGGCAACAATGGCAGCAAAGGCTCGGAGTCTTCGTAGTATCTTGGGGCGAAGGAGGAGGCGTTGCCATGGCTCACTGGGGCTCAGGACCTGGTGTTTCTTCCAGAGGTGGTCTTTGGGCTGTTGGGATTCAGAACTTTGTCATAAGAGAGTCCTGGCCCTCAAAACCCAGCCACCCACCTTCTATCTTCAACTCCTGAGGGCCCTCCAGTTTACTTTCTCCTGAATCCACAGCCCTGGTCCCATCCTCATACCTGTAGGAGTTGGCTGAGGCCCATCAGGGATGTTTGGAGTTGACCCAAAGAACCATCCTTGAGTAGAGAAGGTTCTCCAGTGAAAATATTGGAGCTCAGCAAATTACTGTAGAAGATTAAACCCCGATGGATCTTTTGCAAGCAAagctaaaggaaggaaagaggatgaGAAGGGAGATGATAGCCACTTCTTCATTCACCCCAAATGCCTTCAGCCCTTCACTCTCTAGTCCCCTCCATTCTTCTGTCAGATTGTGTCCCCCTCCTCAGCATCCATTATTAAGTACCTGGCTGTTGGCACTGAGACTCTGATGATCACAGCCATCACCACACTGGATTCGGGGCACACCATCAATAGCATCTCCAGTACCTTCCTCTCTTCGTAGCTCCTGGAGTTGAGATTAGATGTGAAGCAAGGCAGATTTAAATCCATCTGGGTCTTCCCCATCCTGACCCTGCCCAGTCTTAGATTCCGAACTTCTCTGCCTAGCTCCTTTACCCTCTTGTCTTCAAGACTTCCTTTAGGGCCTTCCTTCTCCAATTCCACTTCACTGATTCATAGTTGCTAgcttgttctctttctttccctccttgcaTCATTCTTTATATATCTCTTGTAATCTAGTAAATTGTGATGGGCAGAGGACAAAACCCAGAATTGAAATAGCTTAGAAAGAAGTTTATTAAGTCATTGGGCAAAGGGGGCGAGCCCAAAAAGTGGAGGCCCACTCGGTTAGTTCTATGTGGAATAAGGAAATAGTAGTCGATTGGCCAGCATGGGTGCCATCTCTGGATATGGCCATCAGTTAGTTGAGCTAAAGGGTGGGAGCTTCAGTCTTGGGATCTTACTGGGTTTCTGGTCAGCACAACCAAGGGCATGAGCATTCAGCAAATCTAGTCTCTAAGCAACAGGTCTTATTTCTCAGCCTTGCAGGACTGGGTACAGAGCTTTCCTAGAATTGTTAAATgactgggggggagggagggaagagggataggGAAGATGTTGCATCTGTGTATCTCCGTGTCTTGTAGAAGATCTCGTTCATCTAGTATCTGGTGAGTACCTGGATGGTTGCCAAGTTAACATGGATCCCCAGTCCATTGGTTAAGAGCAAGGCTTCAGGCcagatctttccatctttccttgaCATAAGACCCATGTATCATTCCTCCTGCCCTAGTGCCTGGTCATCCTCCTCTACCTTATAGCAGAAAGGGGGGCTACTTACCAGATTTCCCATCTGCAGCTGAATGCCCCAGGCCAGGGCAGTAACATTCTGAGACAGCTCTTGGCACCTATCCCAGGCAACGCTTCTTCCACCAGGCAGTACCCGGCCTTCAGCAGTCCACAGCAGCAACAGTGACAGCAGCATTACCCCGAACCCAGACTCCATCTCCCTAACAAGTTGGCTGCAGCTGGTTCTATATTGAGTACACAGGCCTCCCTCACACCGATCTGGGACCCAGCTCTGCCTCCGTTTTATTCTTTGCCTtccttgtgaattctctggctcTTTATCTCTTCTTCCCCTGGGTTGCCTCTTGTGTCTTTTTAAAGCTCTCCACTCTGTACCGCCCTTTATACTGAGCAGGTGACTCACAGCAGGTGGGATTTCCCTCCTAGTTTTCTCACCCCCCCAACTTTCTTGGATCCCAGGTATCTGGCCCTAGTTCCAGAGGAAGTAAGTCATGTGGTTTTGTGGCTAAAGCCCAGGAATGAAACATGTGTAATGCTATCCAAGAATCAAAACCTctgtggaaagggaaggaaaggcaaGGGTTGTCCCACTGAAACAAATCTTGGCCACaacactccccctcccccccccagcctctttctgtttttttgtaGCCCCCAGACAAAGTCTCTCAAAACATTACAGCTCTACTCCTTTTGGTATCTACTCCCCTCCGGACAGAAGAGAAGATGGCTCAGTTTGGGACCTATAAATCTCATTCTTTGAAGCAGGAGCCAGACATTCCTGGATTCCCTATCTGGAATGGGTACAATACCTTCTGGCTTGagcttcaattttctcacctcATGGCTCCCAGACAATTCCCAAGGCTGCCTGTTTGTTTTTCCCTAGAGGGGTATGAATAGTTCTGGGCATTCTAGTCTTGAGGTCTGCAGTGGGTGCCATAGTCTTTGAGGTTCAGAAGGAATTCTGATTGCTGAGGTCAGTTTAAGGAGATAAAATCGAATCCAGGAATatcattttctaacattctgACTCCTGGTAGACTGGGAACTAAGGCACGAGAGGGCATAAAGAAGTTTCTTGATTGTGTACCTGCTTGGTCCATGGACACCCCCAGACTTGTCCACCCATTCCTGACTTTTGAACCACATCTGAGTCTGActgatcaaataagatgataatagtaaaaaagtgttttgcacagtgcctgacacatagtaggccctataaaaacatttattccCTAGGATCCCGTCTCCTCCTAGGAGATGCTACTCACCATGTACCCCATCAGGGGATGGATTCCCAAGCCAGTTATATCCAGGCCCTTGCCAGAAAGAATAATATAGTAGCATCACCCTGATACCTCCACCCTACTCCTGCCCCATTGAGATCCATCCCCTGTGCACTAGGGCCCTGAAGTCAGTTGCATACATATGTAAAATCCGCCTGACTATTGATTTCATCACCTATCATGATGCAACATAAAGCAAAGCACCAGAGAGTGCAAGGGTGGGTGTGG contains these protein-coding regions:
- the IL23A gene encoding interleukin-23 subunit alpha, with the protein product MESGFGVMLLSLLLLWTAEGRVLPGGRSVAWDRCQELSQNVTALAWGIQLQMGNLELRREEGTGDAIDGVPRIQCGDGCDHQSLSANSQLCLQKIHRGLIFYSNLLSSNIFTGEPSLLKDGSLGQLQTSLMGLSQLLQPKDHLWKKHQVLSPSEPWQRLLLRPKILRRLRAFAAIVARVFSYGAATLSS